The following coding sequences lie in one Euhalothece natronophila Z-M001 genomic window:
- a CDS encoding PspA/IM30 family protein, which yields MKKFIYYLFGERAGRLIVVSWNWLWGVSEPSEQEQAVSEAQKSLQEMQASVEKLTQAVAVQVQNYQEAEAHYSKKVKEYQDLETKAKALKASGNKESARLTMIQAVQLEKVLPQLKENVENAEKYVTAAKQQLMRQKEKLETYKSELANMQAVQEVNAALEQMAAVNNSYNIDAAKSQFEAAKETVENHQIEAQAKFELSQNAGENFDQKMEDMSLEEEVSRRLGD from the coding sequence ATGAAAAAGTTTATTTATTATCTTTTTGGTGAAAGAGCTGGCCGATTAATTGTTGTTTCTTGGAATTGGTTATGGGGAGTTTCTGAGCCGTCAGAACAAGAACAGGCAGTTAGTGAGGCTCAAAAATCACTACAAGAGATGCAAGCCTCTGTGGAAAAACTCACTCAAGCGGTAGCGGTACAAGTTCAAAATTATCAAGAAGCTGAGGCCCACTATAGTAAAAAAGTTAAAGAATATCAAGATTTAGAAACCAAAGCCAAAGCCTTAAAAGCAAGCGGTAATAAAGAATCAGCTCGCTTAACGATGATCCAAGCAGTACAATTAGAGAAAGTTTTACCGCAGTTAAAAGAAAACGTGGAAAATGCAGAGAAATATGTTACCGCTGCCAAACAACAGTTAATGCGCCAAAAAGAAAAGCTAGAAACTTATAAGAGTGAATTGGCAAATATGCAAGCGGTTCAAGAAGTCAATGCGGCGTTAGAACAAATGGCAGCGGTGAATAATAGCTACAATATTGATGCGGCTAAGTCTCAATTTGAAGCGGCGAAAGAAACAGTCGAGAATCACCAAATCGAAGCTCAAGCCAAATTTGAATTATCTCAAAATGCTGGCGAGAATTTTGATCAAAAAATGGAAGATATGAGTCTAGAAGAGGAAGTGTCTCGCCGTTTGGGAGACTAA
- the lepA gene encoding translation elongation factor 4, with protein sequence MTNVPVSRFRNFSIIAHIDHGKSTLADQLLRWTETVKEREMKEQFLDNMDLERERGITIKLQAARMSYTAKDGEEYVLNLIDTPGHVDFSYEVSRSLVACEGALLVVDASQGVEAQTLANIYLALEQDLEIIPVLNKIDLPGAEPERVLEEIEEAIGLDCSNAIMASAKMGKGINEILEAIVHLIPPPSDTTEDPLRALIFDSYYDPYRGVIVYFRVVDGKVKVGDRIRLMASKKEYEIDEIGILSPTKVPVEELHAGEVGYIAASIKAVEDARVGDTITLASQPATSPLPGYKEAKPMVFCGLFPTETDDYADLRDALDKLKLNDSALSYEPETSSAMGFGFRCGFLGLLHMEIVQERLEREYDLDLVVTAPSVIYRVMLNDGEIIEVDNPSQLPSPQEREVVEEPYIHLEVITPEDYVGPLMELCQGRRGEFKDMKYFTPTRTTLIYELPLAEVVTDFFDQMKSRSRGYASMEYHFLGYRPNELVKLNIMVNNEPVDSLAMIVHRDKAYHVGKSLVEKLKELIPRQQFKIPVQAGIGTRIIASAHIPPLRKDVLAKCYGGDISRKKKLLQKQAKGKKRMKAIGTVDVPQEAFMAVLKLEQ encoded by the coding sequence ATGACTAACGTTCCTGTTTCTCGTTTTCGTAATTTCTCGATCATCGCTCATATCGATCACGGTAAATCCACTTTAGCGGATCAACTGTTGCGTTGGACTGAAACCGTCAAAGAACGGGAAATGAAAGAGCAGTTCCTCGATAACATGGACTTGGAACGGGAACGGGGGATTACCATTAAACTGCAAGCCGCGCGGATGAGTTACACCGCCAAAGATGGAGAAGAGTATGTCTTAAACCTCATTGATACCCCCGGCCACGTGGATTTTTCCTATGAAGTGTCTCGGTCGTTAGTCGCCTGTGAAGGAGCATTATTAGTCGTCGATGCGTCACAAGGGGTAGAAGCGCAAACCCTCGCCAATATTTATCTTGCCCTTGAACAAGATTTAGAAATTATCCCAGTTTTAAATAAAATTGACTTACCTGGGGCAGAACCAGAACGGGTATTAGAAGAAATTGAAGAAGCGATTGGGTTAGATTGCAGTAATGCGATTATGGCTTCTGCAAAGATGGGGAAAGGAATTAATGAAATTTTAGAAGCCATTGTTCATCTCATCCCCCCTCCTAGTGATACCACAGAAGACCCTCTACGAGCATTAATTTTTGATAGCTATTATGATCCTTATCGGGGGGTAATTGTCTATTTTCGAGTAGTGGATGGCAAAGTCAAAGTCGGCGATCGCATCCGCCTCATGGCTTCTAAAAAGGAATACGAAATTGATGAAATTGGCATTCTCTCCCCGACAAAAGTCCCTGTTGAAGAACTCCATGCTGGAGAAGTGGGCTATATTGCTGCTTCCATTAAAGCGGTAGAAGATGCCCGAGTTGGCGATACTATTACCCTCGCCAGTCAACCAGCTACCTCCCCCTTACCGGGTTATAAAGAGGCTAAACCCATGGTCTTTTGTGGCTTATTTCCCACAGAAACTGATGATTATGCCGATTTACGGGATGCTTTAGATAAACTGAAGCTCAATGATTCGGCCCTCTCTTATGAACCAGAAACCTCAAGCGCAATGGGGTTTGGGTTTCGCTGTGGCTTTTTAGGCTTACTACACATGGAAATTGTCCAAGAACGCTTAGAACGAGAGTATGATTTAGACTTAGTGGTAACAGCTCCTTCGGTAATTTATCGAGTAATGCTCAATGATGGGGAAATTATTGAGGTAGATAACCCCAGCCAGTTACCGTCACCGCAAGAACGAGAAGTGGTGGAAGAACCCTATATTCATTTAGAAGTGATTACCCCAGAAGACTATGTGGGGCCCCTAATGGAATTATGTCAAGGGCGACGGGGAGAATTTAAAGATATGAAATATTTTACTCCCACTCGCACTACCTTAATTTATGAATTGCCCTTAGCCGAGGTAGTTACTGACTTTTTTGATCAAATGAAATCGCGATCGCGCGGTTATGCCAGTATGGAATATCACTTTCTGGGCTATCGTCCCAACGAGTTAGTAAAACTTAATATTATGGTAAATAACGAGCCTGTAGATTCTCTAGCCATGATTGTTCACCGAGACAAGGCTTATCATGTGGGAAAATCCTTAGTGGAGAAACTCAAAGAATTAATTCCGCGCCAACAGTTTAAAATTCCTGTGCAAGCGGGAATTGGTACACGCATTATTGCCAGCGCCCATATTCCTCCGTTACGGAAAGATGTGTTAGCCAAATGCTACGGCGGCGATATTTCTCGGAAGAAAAAGCTCTTACAAAAACAAGCCAAAGGGAAAAAGCGCATGAAAGCCATTGGTACAGTTGATGTTCCCCAAGAAGCCTTCATGGCAGTCTTAAAGCTGGAACAATAG
- a CDS encoding sulfurtransferase produces the protein MDSVVAIDWLVNYLDDPNVVIIDCRFQLSDPSWGRKQYEASHIPNAYYLDLNQDLSSPVQKHGGRHPLPDPETLASKLANMGIHFSHTQVIAYDDSRCAFAARLWWLLRYLGHDQVAVLNGGWNAWQNAGYPTTSEIPPAKTGDFIPQVRQNWVVNREGVKARQKDPNAVIIDSRDADRYRGEREPIDPVAGHIEWAVNFPWKTVTDEQGNIYSPSEQRQRWLKGEVTIDENQEKIVYCGSGVTACVNLLSLHLAQLDQGKLYAGSWSDWCSYL, from the coding sequence ATGGATTCTGTTGTTGCAATTGATTGGCTGGTTAATTATCTCGATGATCCCAATGTGGTCATCATTGACTGTCGCTTTCAATTATCGGATCCCAGTTGGGGAAGAAAGCAATATGAAGCTAGTCATATTCCCAACGCTTATTACCTTGATCTCAATCAAGATTTATCCTCACCAGTTCAAAAACACGGCGGACGACATCCCCTCCCTGATCCTGAAACCTTAGCCTCAAAATTAGCGAACATGGGCATTCATTTTTCTCATACCCAAGTGATTGCCTATGATGATTCCCGTTGCGCCTTTGCTGCCCGACTATGGTGGTTGTTACGGTATCTAGGGCATGATCAGGTGGCTGTGTTAAATGGGGGATGGAACGCCTGGCAAAATGCAGGTTATCCCACAACAAGCGAAATTCCACCAGCAAAGACAGGTGATTTTATTCCTCAAGTGCGACAAAATTGGGTTGTCAATCGAGAAGGAGTGAAAGCGCGTCAAAAAGACCCAAATGCGGTAATTATTGACTCTCGCGATGCGGATCGCTATCGGGGGGAACGGGAACCCATTGACCCAGTAGCAGGTCATATTGAGTGGGCAGTAAATTTTCCCTGGAAAACGGTTACTGATGAACAAGGGAATATTTATTCACCGAGTGAACAACGCCAACGCTGGCTAAAAGGGGAGGTAACGATTGATGAAAATCAAGAAAAAATTGTCTATTGCGGATCAGGGGTCACTGCTTGTGTCAATTTGTTGTCTTTACATCTAGCGCAACTGGATCAGGGCAAGCTATATGCCGGAAGCTGGAGTGACTGGTGTTCTTATCTTTAA
- a CDS encoding LptA/OstA family protein: MLKANVLPLKYGLLAVTLFSVVILPNHRSIAQSANGNGNNRMTVTSDIQEANSETGVISARGNVRINYPVQELEATSAQAQYFQGERRLVLTGDVDVMQAGNNIQAERVTYFMEEGRFVATPKEQEQVRSTFVIPEGNNNGENGEPDLNLPGME, translated from the coding sequence ATGTTGAAAGCAAATGTTTTGCCTCTCAAATATGGGTTATTGGCGGTTACACTTTTCAGTGTCGTAATTCTGCCCAATCATCGCTCGATCGCGCAATCAGCAAATGGTAATGGCAATAATCGGATGACAGTTACCTCTGATATTCAGGAAGCTAATTCTGAAACTGGTGTCATTAGTGCTAGGGGCAATGTGCGAATTAATTATCCCGTTCAAGAATTAGAAGCAACTTCCGCGCAAGCCCAATATTTCCAAGGAGAACGACGGTTAGTTTTAACGGGGGATGTTGACGTAATGCAAGCAGGTAATAATATTCAAGCGGAAAGAGTTACCTATTTTATGGAGGAAGGGCGCTTTGTTGCCACGCCAAAAGAACAAGAACAAGTCAGATCCACTTTTGTGATTCCTGAAGGGAATAATAACGGTGAAAATGGAGAACCCGACCTGAATCTGCCGGGAATGGAATAA